The Methanosarcina barkeri str. Wiesmoor DNA segment TTTCGGCAGTCAGCGAGGATTTGGCGTGTTGATGGCAGCAACGATAGGGGTCCCTCTATATGTGTGTGGTGGGGGTACGATTCCCTTGCTGGTGGAATGGCTGCATTCCGGCATGAGCATGGGATCTGCTGCTGCGTTTATGGTCACCGGGCCCGCAACAAAAATTACGAACCTTGGGGCTGTCAAAATTGTTCTTGGTGCCAGGCAATTCAGTATCTACCTGTTATTTACAATTCTATTTGCAATTACAACAGGGGTTATCATAGACTGTTTTTTGTAAATACTTTAATTGAGCCTATGCTGGCTAAAAAATAATTTTTCATATCTTATGAGTGAGTAGTCACTCAGACACAAGATAAATATTTATATAATATTAAGAACTATTACGAGTGACTGATCAGTCAACATCCTGATTCACGTTACATAATAAGCTTGTCTCAAAACTAAAAATTACCTCTTTGAATCTCAAAAGTGGGAGAATCAATCGAGTTTCGGATCATGAAAAAAGCAGTCCTGAAACTCCTATTGATTTGAGAAAAAAATTGATTTTTGGTGAACTTATGAATTGAATTCATCAAATGCATGAGAAGCACAGGACTTACGATTGAGGATTTGATATGGGTTGTAACATGTATGTACCTACTCGAACTTTGTTTGGAGCAGGTCAATTAAACAATCTGCATACCCAGAAAATGCCTGGCAAGAAAGCTATGATCGTTATCTCTAACGGAAAATCCGCAAGAGAAAACGGTTATCTTGCAAGAACTGAAAAGCAGTTGAAATTAGTAGGAATAGAAACCGTAGTGTTTGACAAAGTTCAACCCAATCCATTGAAATCAACGGTGATAGCAGGCGCTGCTTTCGCAAAGGAACATGGCTGCGATTTTATTGTTGCTCTGGGTGGCGGAAGCTGTATGGATGCGGTAAAAGCTATCGCTATTATGGCCACAAATGATGGAGACTATTGGGATTATGTGTTTGGTGGAACGGGAAGAGGGAAGCAAATGGAACATAAACCACTCTCTGTTATAACCATTACGACAACAGCAGGAACAGGCTCCGAAACTGATCCTTGGGCAGTTGTAACACATGAAGAAAATCACGAAAAGATTGGATATGGTAGTGACTACCTGTTTCCTGTTCTGGCAGTGGTCGATCCTGAACTTATGATATCTGTACCACCCGAATTTACTGCCTATCAGGGATTTGATGCATTATTCCACAGCATTGAAGGATACGTTTCTAACGGTGTCAATCTTATGAGCGATATGTATGCCATCACTGCAATAGAAAATATCTCAAAAAATCTTGCAAAAGCAGTGAAGAATGGAAACGATCTGGATGCGCGTGAAAAAGTGGCTTTTGGGAATACCCTTTCTGGTGTGGTTGAGTGTGTAGGGAGTTGCACAAGTCAGCATTCCCTAGAACATGCAATGTCAGCCTATCATCAGGAACTTCCCCAAGGTGCAGGTCTTATCATGCTCAGCAAGGCTTATTTTACACATCTGATCGAGAAACATGTATGTGATAATAGGTTCGTACAAATGGCACAGATAACGTGAATGAAGGATGCGAAGGAGCCGATGGATTTCATCACAATGCTGGTGAAATTGCAGGAAGATTGCAGAGTTGCAGACCTCAGGATGTCCTATTACGGAATAACACCGGAAGAATTTGAAACCTTGGCAAAGAACGCAAAAGATACGGTGGGTGGCCTGTTCCTTTGTGACAGAACTGAGCTAAGCATGGAAGATTGTA contains these protein-coding regions:
- a CDS encoding iron-containing alcohol dehydrogenase → MGCNMYVPTRTLFGAGQLNNLHTQKMPGKKAMIVISNGKSARENGYLARTEKQLKLVGIETVVFDKVQPNPLKSTVIAGAAFAKEHGCDFIVALGGGSCMDAVKAIAIMATNDGDYWDYVFGGTGRGKQMEHKPLSVITITTTAGTGSETDPWAVVTHEENHEKIGYGSDYLFPVLAVVDPELMISVPPEFTAYQGFDALFHSIEGYVSNGVNLMSDMYAITAIENISKNLAKAVKNGNDLDAREKVAFGNTLSGVVECVGSCTSQHSLEHAMSAYHQELPQGAGLIMLSKAYFTHLIEKHVCDNRFVQMAQIT
- a CDS encoding iron-containing alcohol dehydrogenase; its protein translation is MKDAKEPMDFITMLVKLQEDCRVADLRMSYYGITPEEFETLAKNAKDTVGGLFLCDRTELSMEDCIAIYKTSYK